Proteins co-encoded in one Sphingomonas carotinifaciens genomic window:
- a CDS encoding entericidin A/B family lipoprotein — translation MTKTIGLAAALIGMIALSACNTVNGAGRDMRSAGEAVSDASGQSKK, via the coding sequence ATGACCAAGACCATCGGCCTTGCCGCAGCCCTTATCGGCATGATCGCGCTGTCGGCGTGCAATACGGTGAACGGCGCCGGCCGCGACATGCGTTCGGCCGGGGAGGCGGTGTCCGACGCCTCGGGCCAGTCCAAGAAGTGA